Proteins found in one Endomicrobiales bacterium genomic segment:
- the argB gene encoding acetylglutamate kinase encodes MKINKKKIVVIKFGGSLAGNKTDLVKLIAEISKLSKSSAVVLVHGGGPEINFWSQKIGLKPKFVNGLRFTDKATLEIVEMVLSGKINKMFVSLLNARGTKAVGLSAKDANMVVCKKIPGLGLSGEPVKTDPLVLKTLLNAGFMPVLSSMACDNKCETLNVNADSIAMAVAIALKANKLIFLTDVSGVLDKNKKTIKLIKYGEQTKLIKNGAITGGMIPKIQACANAVKKGIDEVWIADGSKGVLKLNGTLITK; translated from the coding sequence ATGAAAATAAACAAAAAGAAAATTGTAGTTATTAAGTTTGGCGGAAGTTTGGCAGGCAATAAAACTGACTTAGTGAAATTAATTGCGGAAATTTCCAAATTGTCAAAGAGCAGTGCTGTTGTGCTTGTACACGGCGGCGGGCCGGAAATTAATTTTTGGTCGCAAAAAATTGGACTAAAACCAAAGTTTGTAAACGGCCTGCGTTTTACAGATAAGGCAACACTTGAAATTGTAGAGATGGTTTTAAGCGGGAAGATAAATAAAATGTTTGTTTCATTGCTAAATGCAAGGGGCACTAAAGCGGTTGGCTTATCGGCAAAAGATGCGAATATGGTTGTTTGCAAAAAAATTCCAGGCCTTGGCCTTTCGGGTGAACCGGTAAAAACAGACCCTTTAGTTTTGAAAACCTTATTGAATGCCGGATTTATGCCTGTGCTTTCTTCAATGGCATGTGATAATAAATGCGAAACGCTAAATGTAAATGCCGATTCAATTGCAATGGCTGTTGCAATTGCCTTAAAAGCCAATAAATTAATATTTTTAACCGATGTTTCAGGCGTGCTTGATAAAAATAAAAAAACAATTAAACTTATAAAGTATGGCGAACAAACAAAACTTATAAAAAATGGCGCAATTACCGGAGGCATGATACCTAAAATTCAGGCCTGTGCCAATGCGGTTAAAAAAGGTATTGATGAGGTGTGGATTGCAGATGGTTCAAAGGGCGTGCTAAAACTTAATGGCACATTAATAACAAAATGA
- a CDS encoding PD-(D/E)XK nuclease family protein, with protein MSVQVSYSKIKAVEFCPWKYKLIYIDGLHSAPIPQSSFGHSIHKALELYFKETTKTFEKLIDCYNLAWKNEGFATPAMAQEYYERGEKLLLTFWNEEAKLASQIVSTEKNFSFNLGDIEVVGIIDRIDKHKDESYELIEYKTHYKRLTDEQIKNDYQLLLYKFGCKKAFGFDPNRLTYYFLSENVKVNFDFSSYQEDFIVNKITLAAKIIGSQDFFTCTQNCSFCEYRKLCKKSVV; from the coding sequence ATGAGCGTTCAGGTAAGTTATTCAAAAATTAAAGCAGTTGAATTTTGTCCGTGGAAGTATAAGTTAATTTACATTGACGGCCTGCACTCTGCGCCAATACCGCAATCATCTTTTGGCCATAGTATTCATAAGGCGTTAGAGTTGTACTTTAAAGAAACTACAAAAACATTTGAAAAGCTAATTGATTGTTACAACCTTGCTTGGAAAAATGAGGGTTTTGCAACTCCGGCTATGGCGCAAGAGTACTACGAACGCGGCGAAAAGCTGCTTTTAACTTTTTGGAATGAAGAAGCAAAACTTGCATCGCAAATAGTTTCCACAGAAAAGAATTTTTCGTTTAATTTAGGTGATATAGAGGTTGTAGGCATTATTGACCGCATTGACAAACATAAAGATGAAAGCTACGAGCTTATTGAATACAAAACGCATTATAAAAGATTAACAGATGAGCAGATAAAAAATGATTATCAGCTTTTGCTTTATAAGTTTGGCTGTAAAAAAGCATTTGGCTTTGACCCGAACCGTTTAACTTATTATTTTCTTTCTGAAAATGTAAAAGTAAACTTTGATTTTTCAAGTTATCAGGAAGATTTTATAGTAAATAAAATTACACTTGCGGCAAAAATTATTGGCAGTCAGGATTTTTTTACTTGCACACAAAATTGCAGTTTTTGTGAATATAGAAAATTGTGTAAAAAGAGTGTGGTATGA
- the rsmD gene encoding 16S rRNA (guanine(966)-N(2))-methyltransferase RsmD produces MSPTTVIAGCARGRSIDAPPTLATRPILARIKKSVFDIISAKLPQCSFLDLYAGVGSVGIEAISRGATKAVFVEADKQPLSYIKRNLEKLGFSSNAVLMHTDVFVALKLLNEKFDIIYLGPPYKDENKTPLVLTTPTLNAVVSSGLLKSDGLVISQRQIKEMVNVPKQLKHLREKIYGDTVVDFYGLVGGISTKEEQG; encoded by the coding sequence ATGTCTCCTACTACAGTAATTGCAGGTTGCGCACGCGGCAGGTCAATAGATGCACCGCCTACCCTTGCAACGAGGCCTATTTTAGCACGGATTAAAAAGTCAGTTTTTGACATAATTTCTGCAAAATTGCCGCAATGTTCGTTTTTAGATCTTTATGCGGGTGTTGGCAGTGTTGGCATAGAGGCAATATCTCGCGGTGCTACAAAGGCAGTTTTTGTAGAGGCCGATAAACAGCCATTATCGTACATAAAAAGGAACTTGGAAAAACTTGGGTTTAGTTCCAATGCCGTGCTTATGCATACAGATGTTTTTGTAGCGTTAAAATTGTTAAACGAAAAGTTTGATATCATATACTTAGGGCCGCCTTACAAAGATGAAAATAAAACGCCACTTGTGTTAACTACACCAACTTTAAATGCTGTAGTTAGCTCCGGGTTACTTAAATCAGATGGGCTTGTAATTAGCCAGCGGCAAATAAAAGAAATGGTAAATGTTCCAAAACAGTTGAAACATTTACGTGAAAAAATATACGGTGATACGGTAGTTGATTTTTACGGATTAGTCGGCGGGATAAGTACTAAAGAAGAACAGGGATAA
- the cdd gene encoding cytidine deaminase encodes MNSTKVNANLVKIAKEASKNSYSPYSKYKVGAAILAKDGKIYSGVNVENASYGLTICAERSALCAAISDGNKQILKVAIYANSQKPPIPCGACLQFLSEFAESLEIVVACKKPEIKTFSLKDLLTNPF; translated from the coding sequence ATGAATAGCACAAAGGTAAATGCAAATCTGGTCAAAATTGCCAAAGAAGCTTCAAAAAACTCCTACAGCCCGTACTCAAAATATAAAGTAGGTGCGGCAATTTTGGCTAAAGATGGCAAAATATACTCGGGTGTAAATGTTGAAAATGCTTCTTATGGTTTAACAATATGCGCCGAGCGTTCTGCTTTATGCGCGGCAATTTCTGACGGCAACAAACAAATATTAAAAGTTGCAATTTACGCGAACTCTCAAAAACCACCAATTCCATGCGGGGCATGCCTGCAATTTCTAAGTGAGTTTGCGGAAAGTTTAGAGATTGTTGTAGCCTGCAAAAAACCTGAAATTAAAACATTTTCATTAAAAGACCTGCTAACCAATCCATTTTAA